A single window of Paenibacillus sp. FSL H8-0537 DNA harbors:
- a CDS encoding S-layer homology domain-containing protein, translating into MVIRKFGSLLTAAALTASLVGSAAAAQAEDTNSSKPATQLPAYDWGRAKVVGGGFVPGIVYNPSEKDLIYARTDIGGAYRFDPATQSWIQLLDFVGFEEWSMLGVESIATDPVETNRVYAAVGTYTNDWTDTPGMILRSTDKGNSWQRTVLPFKLGGNMPGRSMGERLVIDPNDNRILYLGARSGNGLWRSTDYGETWSKVDSFTASGNVKDYFDDIVGVAWITFDQATGSKGKKSQTIYVGVADNEQSIYRSTDGGGTWEAVAGQPKQGFVPHHGVLDGKGHLYVTYNEFVGPYDGGKGAVWKLDTVTGVWTDISPTGNTDNPYGGLAVDARQPNTLMVATMNKWWPDDVIYRSTNGGATWEPFWTLDFSKNPSRENRFTIEYADSPWLDWGEKKELPEIAPKLGWMIGDLEIDPFNSDNMMYGTGATLFGANNLTDFDEDKKVAITVMADGIEETSVLGLISPPSGAPLLSAMGDIGGFRHESLDQAPEMITGPYIGTSTDIDFAELNPDIVVRVGHAEGTAARMGISTDNGKTWTPAANAWTAAEEDKTSGGFAAVSADGGAIVWSPSSADELAARPVSFSTDLGKTWTASKGLPEKARVSADRVNPKLFYGFAAGVFYVSKDGGATFTASKATGLPQVITSNFKAMPGKEGDIWIAGAKDNKKVDSAYGLWHSTDAGMTFTKLAGVEEAATIGFGKAAPGKTNVTLYSYAKIGGTFGIFRSKNLGKSWVRINDDQHQFGSANTAITGDPRVYGRVYMATNGLGIVVGELKDDISYEFTDLGGVYAEAQQAIAFLYGKGVVTGKNETLFQPAAQVTRAEFVKLLVGTLGLTPEGESSFADVPASAWYAPYIAAAEKAGIIALLAQGSGGEGSLFEPNQPITRQDMAVLLASGWKATGQPLPELPAGSVPVFSDSDTIAAYAKDAVTLAAQAGLMKGKPDGSFGAAKPTNRADATVVIYRLHTLFSQAAKTE; encoded by the coding sequence TTGGTTATTCGAAAATTTGGCAGCCTGCTGACAGCAGCGGCATTAACAGCTTCGCTAGTTGGAAGCGCAGCGGCAGCGCAAGCGGAGGACACTAACAGCAGCAAACCAGCTACGCAGCTGCCCGCCTACGATTGGGGCAGAGCGAAGGTCGTAGGTGGCGGATTTGTTCCCGGCATTGTGTATAATCCTTCAGAGAAGGATTTGATTTACGCGCGGACAGATATTGGCGGCGCTTATCGCTTTGATCCCGCGACGCAAAGCTGGATTCAGCTCTTGGATTTTGTGGGCTTCGAGGAATGGAGCATGCTGGGTGTGGAAAGCATCGCGACCGACCCTGTGGAGACGAACCGGGTTTATGCGGCGGTAGGCACCTACACGAACGATTGGACAGATACGCCGGGCATGATTTTGCGCTCGACTGACAAAGGAAACAGCTGGCAGCGTACGGTGCTGCCGTTCAAGCTTGGCGGCAATATGCCGGGGCGCTCGATGGGCGAGCGACTGGTCATTGATCCGAACGACAATCGGATTTTGTATCTCGGAGCACGCAGCGGCAATGGCTTGTGGCGCAGTACGGATTACGGTGAAACCTGGAGCAAAGTAGACAGCTTTACAGCGAGCGGCAACGTAAAGGATTATTTTGACGATATCGTTGGCGTGGCTTGGATTACGTTCGATCAAGCGACGGGCTCGAAGGGCAAGAAGTCCCAAACGATTTATGTGGGCGTGGCTGACAATGAGCAAAGCATATACCGCAGCACGGACGGCGGGGGTACATGGGAAGCTGTAGCGGGGCAGCCGAAGCAAGGCTTTGTGCCGCATCATGGGGTTCTGGACGGCAAAGGCCATCTATATGTTACCTATAATGAATTTGTCGGTCCCTATGATGGCGGCAAAGGCGCGGTATGGAAGCTGGATACGGTAACAGGCGTCTGGACCGATATTAGTCCTACCGGAAATACGGACAATCCATATGGCGGACTGGCCGTAGATGCGCGGCAGCCGAATACGCTAATGGTAGCGACGATGAACAAGTGGTGGCCAGATGATGTTATTTACCGCAGCACGAATGGCGGCGCGACGTGGGAGCCGTTCTGGACGCTTGATTTTTCAAAAAATCCAAGCCGGGAAAATCGTTTCACGATCGAATATGCGGATTCACCTTGGCTGGACTGGGGCGAGAAAAAAGAGCTTCCCGAAATCGCGCCTAAGCTTGGCTGGATGATTGGCGATTTAGAGATTGATCCGTTTAATTCGGACAATATGATGTACGGCACAGGCGCTACGCTGTTCGGGGCGAACAACTTAACGGATTTTGATGAAGACAAAAAGGTTGCAATTACCGTCATGGCAGACGGTATCGAAGAAACATCTGTGCTTGGCCTCATCAGCCCGCCGTCAGGGGCGCCGCTGCTGAGCGCGATGGGCGATATTGGCGGCTTCCGCCATGAAAGCCTTGACCAAGCGCCGGAGATGATCACAGGCCCGTATATCGGAACGAGCACGGATATTGATTTTGCCGAGCTGAATCCAGATATCGTCGTGCGTGTCGGCCATGCGGAAGGGACAGCGGCGAGAATGGGCATTTCCACAGACAATGGAAAAACGTGGACGCCAGCAGCGAATGCATGGACAGCGGCAGAGGAGGACAAAACCAGCGGCGGCTTTGCTGCTGTAAGCGCAGATGGTGGTGCAATTGTATGGAGCCCGAGCAGCGCGGATGAGTTGGCGGCACGTCCGGTCAGCTTCTCCACCGATTTAGGAAAAACGTGGACGGCGTCCAAAGGTTTGCCAGAGAAGGCGCGTGTGTCGGCGGATCGGGTAAATCCGAAGCTTTTCTACGGCTTTGCCGCAGGCGTATTCTATGTCAGCAAAGATGGCGGAGCGACGTTCACCGCATCGAAGGCGACAGGCTTGCCGCAAGTGATAACAAGCAATTTCAAGGCGATGCCGGGCAAAGAAGGCGACATTTGGATCGCTGGGGCAAAAGACAACAAAAAGGTCGATAGCGCCTACGGCTTATGGCATTCGACCGATGCCGGCATGACGTTTACGAAGCTTGCAGGCGTAGAGGAAGCGGCAACGATTGGTTTTGGCAAGGCAGCACCGGGAAAAACGAATGTAACGCTTTATTCCTACGCGAAAATTGGCGGCACATTTGGTATTTTCCGCTCGAAGAATCTCGGCAAAAGCTGGGTTCGCATCAACGATGACCAGCATCAATTTGGTTCCGCCAATACGGCGATTACAGGCGATCCAAGAGTGTACGGTCGTGTCTATATGGCGACGAATGGGCTGGGTATTGTCGTTGGCGAATTAAAGGATGACATCAGCTACGAGTTCACGGATTTGGGCGGCGTGTATGCGGAAGCGCAGCAGGCGATTGCTTTTTTATATGGCAAGGGCGTTGTAACGGGGAAAAATGAAACGTTGTTCCAGCCGGCTGCACAGGTCACTAGAGCGGAGTTCGTCAAGCTGCTCGTTGGCACGCTGGGATTGACACCAGAAGGTGAGTCAAGCTTTGCGGATGTGCCTGCAAGCGCCTGGTATGCGCCATATATTGCCGCAGCTGAGAAAGCGGGCATAATAGCGCTTCTGGCCCAAGGAAGCGGCGGAGAAGGCAGCCTATTCGAGCCGAACCAGCCGATAACCAGGCAGGACATGGCAGTCCTGCTGGCGAGCGGGTGGAAGGCGACAGGCCAGCCGCTGCCAGAACTGCCTGCGGGCAGCGTGCCTGTATTCAGCGATAGCGACACCATTGCTGCTTATGCGAAGGATGCCGTAACGCTCGCAGCACAAGCGGGGTTAATGAAGGGCAAGCCTGACGGCAGCTTCGGCGCGGCTAAGCCGACTAACCGTGCGGATGCGACGGTCGTCATCTATAGGCTCCATACGCTATTCTCGCAAGCTGCAAAAACGGAGTAA
- a CDS encoding glutaredoxin family protein has translation MSAAKKVIVWSKTGCQYCGTVKQFLEQNNQPYENIDIEGKDYLRDVLEAKYGIRHVPVVEIGSDGVYTAVTDWDLEKIKALISPAPVAG, from the coding sequence ATGTCCGCAGCAAAAAAGGTCATTGTATGGAGTAAAACAGGCTGCCAGTATTGTGGCACAGTTAAACAATTTTTGGAGCAAAACAACCAACCCTATGAAAATATTGATATTGAAGGCAAAGATTATTTGCGAGACGTTCTTGAAGCTAAATACGGCATCCGCCACGTGCCAGTAGTAGAAATCGGCAGCGACGGCGTCTACACCGCCGTTACGGATTGGGATTTGGAGAAAATCAAAGCCCTGATCTCACCTGCCCCAGTAGCAGGCTAA
- a CDS encoding ABC transporter ATP-binding protein yields MSQLLTMEHLTVDFKTKRGLLRAITDVSLHIAPGETVCLVGESGSGKTITSKAIMRLIDYENGVIAGGSIRLGDADLVAMPEKELRALRGKRMAMVFQEPMAAFDPIFTIGSQITEVIERHKRGKKSAAWERAVHLLHRVGIPEPEARMKQYPGELSGGMLQRAMIAMALACGPELLIADEPTTALDVTIQAQILHLLQELKEEFNMGILLVTHDMGIAAEMADRIIVMYAGQVVEQATAAELFEQPYHPYTRGLLQSITTMDSDRSVKLHSIEGSIPSLSELPPGCRFHPRCSYATDSCRSVSPPLLALGKRLTACWHAEQLVQSEEWAAGTSTDKSTSAVTLTDALRTEFPIGSPQEAGQQGGNLFEVSGLSKFYPIQRGLLHRSGPQVRAVDNVTFSIKQGETFGLVGESGSGKSTLGRVILQLEQATAGSVKFQGRELTGQSSSELRQARRDMQIVFQDPYGSVNPRWRIGDIIGEPLRVHDKSGSKERKARVEELMELVGLKADWYSRYPHELSGGQRQRIGIGRAIALNPSFILADEAVSALDVSVQAQIVNLMQHLQQKMNLTYLFIAHGLNIVRHISDRIGVMYLGKLVEIAPSEELFLRPAHPYTQGLIASIPQPGPGRTRTFRAIEGEIPSPANPPSGCRFHTRCPMATDRCREAEPELQLIGSEHYAACHYVLG; encoded by the coding sequence ATGAGCCAATTGCTCACGATGGAGCATCTAACGGTTGATTTTAAGACGAAACGGGGCTTGCTAAGGGCAATTACAGACGTTTCGCTTCATATTGCGCCTGGGGAAACGGTATGTCTCGTTGGCGAATCCGGCAGCGGCAAAACGATTACGTCCAAAGCCATTATGCGCCTGATCGACTATGAGAATGGCGTTATTGCCGGAGGCAGCATACGGCTTGGCGATGCGGATCTTGTAGCGATGCCGGAGAAGGAGCTGCGCGCGCTGCGCGGCAAGCGGATGGCGATGGTTTTCCAAGAGCCGATGGCGGCGTTTGATCCGATTTTTACAATCGGGAGCCAAATTACCGAGGTCATCGAGCGCCATAAGCGCGGCAAAAAGAGTGCGGCATGGGAGCGGGCTGTCCATTTGCTGCACCGCGTCGGCATTCCTGAGCCGGAGGCGCGGATGAAGCAGTATCCTGGCGAGCTGTCAGGAGGCATGCTGCAGCGGGCTATGATCGCAATGGCGCTCGCTTGCGGTCCGGAGCTGCTTATAGCGGATGAGCCAACGACGGCTCTGGATGTGACGATCCAGGCGCAAATTCTCCATTTGCTGCAAGAGCTTAAAGAAGAATTTAATATGGGGATTTTGCTAGTGACCCATGATATGGGCATTGCCGCCGAGATGGCGGATCGCATTATCGTCATGTATGCCGGGCAGGTTGTTGAGCAAGCGACGGCGGCGGAGCTGTTCGAGCAGCCGTATCATCCGTATACGAGAGGACTGCTGCAATCGATTACGACGATGGACAGCGACCGCAGCGTCAAGCTTCATTCCATCGAGGGCTCGATCCCAAGCCTGTCGGAGCTGCCGCCCGGCTGCCGCTTTCACCCGCGCTGCTCATATGCCACGGATAGCTGCCGCAGCGTAAGCCCGCCGCTGCTTGCGCTTGGCAAGCGACTGACCGCATGCTGGCATGCCGAGCAGCTCGTTCAATCCGAGGAGTGGGCTGCTGGAACAAGCACTGACAAAAGCACTAGCGCAGTAACGCTGACAGATGCCCTTAGAACAGAGTTTCCGATTGGGTCTCCCCAAGAAGCTGGTCAGCAAGGCGGAAATCTGTTCGAGGTAAGCGGACTAAGCAAATTTTATCCGATTCAGAGAGGTTTGCTTCATCGTTCGGGCCCGCAGGTCAGAGCGGTGGACAATGTTACGTTTTCCATTAAACAAGGGGAAACCTTTGGCCTCGTTGGGGAGTCTGGCAGCGGCAAATCGACGCTTGGTCGGGTGATTTTGCAATTGGAGCAGGCGACAGCTGGTAGCGTTAAGTTTCAGGGCAGGGAGCTGACCGGGCAAAGCAGCTCAGAGCTGCGGCAGGCGCGGCGCGATATGCAAATTGTTTTTCAGGACCCGTATGGCTCGGTTAATCCGCGCTGGCGTATCGGCGACATTATCGGCGAGCCGCTGCGTGTCCATGACAAGTCTGGCAGCAAGGAAAGAAAAGCACGCGTAGAGGAGCTGATGGAGCTAGTCGGACTGAAGGCAGACTGGTACAGCCGCTATCCGCATGAACTTTCCGGCGGGCAGCGCCAGCGTATTGGCATTGGCCGCGCCATAGCGCTTAATCCAAGCTTTATTCTTGCGGATGAAGCGGTATCGGCGCTTGATGTGTCGGTTCAGGCACAGATCGTCAATCTCATGCAGCATTTGCAGCAAAAAATGAATCTGACCTATTTGTTTATCGCCCATGGGCTGAATATCGTCAGACATATTTCCGACCGGATCGGTGTCATGTATTTGGGCAAGCTGGTCGAAATTGCGCCCAGCGAAGAGCTGTTTCTCCGCCCAGCGCATCCGTATACGCAAGGGTTAATTGCTTCCATTCCCCAGCCCGGCCCCGGGCGAACGCGAACATTTCGCGCGATTGAAGGAGAAATCCCTTCTCCGGCCAATCCGCCGTCCGGCTGCCGTTTTCATACGCGCTGCCCTATGGCAACGGATCGCTGCAGGGAGGCGGAGCCCGAACTGCAGCTCATTGGCAGCGAGCATTATGCCGCTTGCCACTATGTATTAGGTTGA
- a CDS encoding ABC transporter permease, whose amino-acid sequence MKQAVIGKQIWQGSRAEGAAKSRKKIRLAPTDLLIYAAAVIVLFIISCALIPSLIAPYSPTLMDTDQIMQPPSLQHVFGTDYFGRDVFSVVVHGSRDSLLIGFISVLVGCVTGGAIGAIAGYIGGVVDAVFMRLIDVLMTIPGVLLALAIAAALGPSLMNVVLAVAAASIPGYARVMRGQIMSIKGRSFITASRSIGTSSLSIFVRHVLPNSLSPMFVMAAIGIGTAILTGAGLNFLGLGTIKEIPDWGALLSQGRGYLTVAWWICTFPGLAITLFVLSINILGDKVRDQLDPKQSRA is encoded by the coding sequence ATGAAGCAAGCCGTCATTGGCAAACAGATATGGCAAGGAAGCAGGGCAGAAGGGGCTGCGAAATCCCGCAAAAAAATAAGGCTGGCGCCTACGGATCTCCTGATTTATGCCGCAGCGGTTATCGTGTTGTTTATTATTAGCTGTGCTTTAATTCCGAGCTTGATTGCTCCCTATTCGCCTACGCTGATGGATACGGATCAAATTATGCAGCCGCCAAGTCTTCAGCATGTGTTCGGAACCGATTATTTTGGACGTGACGTATTCAGCGTTGTCGTGCATGGCAGCCGGGATTCCTTGCTGATCGGTTTCATTTCGGTGCTTGTCGGCTGTGTGACGGGCGGAGCGATTGGAGCGATAGCGGGATACATTGGCGGTGTGGTAGATGCTGTATTTATGCGGCTGATTGACGTGCTTATGACGATTCCGGGCGTGCTGCTCGCTCTTGCGATTGCAGCGGCGCTTGGGCCAAGCCTGATGAATGTCGTGCTTGCTGTCGCGGCGGCATCGATACCTGGGTACGCGCGGGTAATGCGCGGGCAAATCATGAGTATTAAAGGAAGGTCCTTTATTACTGCATCACGCTCTATTGGCACATCCAGCCTATCGATCTTTGTACGGCATGTGCTGCCGAATTCTTTATCCCCAATGTTTGTCATGGCGGCAATCGGCATTGGCACGGCGATTTTGACCGGAGCAGGCCTTAACTTTCTAGGGCTTGGCACGATAAAAGAAATTCCGGACTGGGGAGCGCTGCTCTCTCAGGGCCGCGGCTATTTGACCGTAGCCTGGTGGATCTGCACCTTTCCGGGCCTTGCCATCACGCTGTTTGTTCTTTCCATCAACATATTGGGTGACAAGGTTCGCGATCAATTAGATCCGAAGCAAAGCCGAGCATAA
- a CDS encoding ABC transporter permease → MLKAVSVRLYTSLLVLVGTMVLVFCIVNVLPGDPALLILDPSSATPEMIANLREQLGLNQPFYERFGEYFLHVLQGDFGKSIVNSEPVLQKIVEHFPATLALTALSSLIAVVIGVTLGVLSAIHRNRWIDIVARMVGLFGISMPTFWSGILLILIFSVQLGWFPAMGSDGFSTLVLPAVTLGFVGSGFIVRMVRNSMLEVINEPFIVTLRAKGLPGRFIMYKHALRNALIPALTMVGVIIGDLMAGTVVIETVFSRQGIGRIIADAIMAKDLPVVQGVIFFSAIVYIVVNLLVDISYTLIDPRVRRTG, encoded by the coding sequence ATGTTAAAAGCGGTAAGCGTTCGGCTTTATACGTCCTTGCTGGTGCTGGTCGGCACGATGGTGCTCGTCTTTTGTATCGTCAATGTGCTGCCCGGCGACCCTGCGCTCCTTATTCTTGATCCGTCTTCCGCCACACCGGAGATGATTGCTAATTTGCGGGAGCAGCTCGGGCTGAACCAACCGTTCTATGAGCGGTTTGGGGAATATTTTCTGCATGTGCTGCAGGGCGATTTTGGCAAATCGATCGTTAATTCGGAGCCGGTATTGCAGAAGATCGTCGAGCATTTTCCCGCCACGCTCGCTTTGACGGCGTTAAGCTCGCTCATTGCCGTCGTTATCGGCGTCACGCTAGGTGTGCTGTCGGCGATTCACCGCAATCGCTGGATTGACATCGTCGCGCGAATGGTTGGTTTGTTCGGCATTTCGATGCCGACATTTTGGTCGGGCATTTTGCTTATTCTTATTTTCTCAGTACAGCTGGGCTGGTTTCCGGCAATGGGCTCGGATGGCTTCAGCACGCTGGTGCTGCCCGCCGTTACGCTCGGCTTCGTTGGCTCAGGCTTTATCGTTCGGATGGTTCGCAATAGCATGCTTGAGGTCATTAATGAGCCGTTTATCGTTACACTTCGGGCAAAGGGCTTGCCGGGGCGGTTCATCATGTATAAGCATGCGCTGCGAAATGCACTGATTCCCGCATTGACGATGGTTGGCGTTATTATTGGCGATTTGATGGCGGGGACAGTGGTCATTGAGACGGTGTTCTCGCGCCAAGGCATTGGACGAATTATTGCCGATGCGATTATGGCGAAGGATTTGCCGGTCGTGCAGGGCGTTATTTTTTTCTCGGCGATCGTGTACATTGTTGTGAATTTGCTTGTGGACATTTCCTATACGTTGATCGATCCGCGCGTAAGGCGTACCGGGTAG
- a CDS encoding ABC transporter substrate-binding protein, whose protein sequence is MSKAYSKPAVWMKMTSLALAVTLVLAGCSGGGGKSSANTGGNISGAAPASSAEQSSAPAQGGELSYALATSPDQLDPHRSGLAVAVRVIRTLYDTLVVQLPGGEIKPWLATEWSISEDGKSYTFKLRQDVKFQDGTPFNAEAVKYSFDRIIDPETKAANALALVRPYESSEVIDEFTVKLNLSEPSQAFLGNVSQALLSIVSPTAAKKDGDQFTKHPVGTGPFKFVKWDKNSEIVVEKNPDYNWAPETVSQQGAPNLDKIIFKIVPEEATRIGSVQSGQVLAAETVPPQNILSFKNDANSQLYQAGTVGLPYTLFINHSKAPWNELKARQALQLGINVEAIVKTLYLGTYEQAWSPLSPGIFGYDASLEGGVKPDIEKAKQLLDELGWKAGADGIREKDGKKLTLHYVDGSPNREKRNDIAAIVQQQLKPLGIQVDVEITKDVATVVYANNNYDLYGNSQVNSDPNALYSIYHTTAPGARQNLPNLSDPELDKLLEDGATEQDQTKREAIYKEAQQLIINKAVIIPIYVFPYTVAASKKVQGLAFDSLGYPIFNDVYIAE, encoded by the coding sequence ATGAGCAAAGCATACAGCAAACCAGCGGTTTGGATGAAAATGACCAGCCTCGCCCTAGCGGTTACCCTTGTACTGGCAGGATGCAGCGGAGGAGGGGGCAAGAGCAGCGCGAATACGGGCGGGAACATCTCTGGTGCCGCCCCTGCGTCTTCGGCAGAGCAGAGCAGCGCACCTGCTCAAGGCGGCGAACTAAGCTATGCGCTCGCCACCTCTCCCGATCAGCTTGATCCGCATCGCAGCGGCCTTGCCGTTGCAGTCAGGGTCATTCGTACGCTCTACGATACGCTGGTCGTCCAGCTTCCGGGCGGAGAAATTAAGCCTTGGCTGGCAACGGAATGGTCGATTTCGGAGGATGGAAAATCGTATACGTTCAAGCTTCGCCAGGACGTTAAGTTTCAGGATGGCACACCTTTCAACGCTGAAGCGGTAAAATATAGCTTTGACCGGATCATTGACCCGGAGACCAAAGCAGCGAATGCTTTAGCGCTCGTTAGGCCTTATGAATCGTCGGAGGTCATTGATGAGTTTACGGTCAAATTGAACCTATCCGAGCCGTCGCAAGCGTTCTTGGGCAATGTAAGCCAAGCGCTGCTCAGCATTGTGTCGCCGACGGCGGCGAAGAAGGATGGGGATCAATTCACTAAGCATCCTGTCGGAACAGGGCCATTCAAGTTTGTAAAATGGGATAAAAATTCAGAAATCGTCGTGGAGAAAAACCCCGATTACAACTGGGCGCCGGAAACGGTCAGCCAGCAGGGCGCGCCGAATTTGGATAAAATCATTTTCAAAATTGTGCCTGAGGAGGCTACGCGGATCGGCAGCGTCCAAAGCGGGCAGGTGCTTGCCGCTGAGACGGTGCCGCCGCAAAATATTCTCTCTTTCAAAAACGATGCGAACAGCCAGCTATACCAAGCGGGTACCGTTGGCCTGCCTTATACGCTGTTCATCAATCATAGCAAGGCACCATGGAATGAGCTTAAGGCTCGGCAGGCGCTGCAGCTTGGCATCAATGTCGAGGCAATCGTCAAAACGCTGTATCTCGGAACGTATGAGCAGGCGTGGTCGCCGCTTTCACCAGGCATTTTCGGCTATGACGCTTCGCTTGAAGGCGGCGTAAAGCCGGATATCGAGAAAGCAAAGCAGCTGCTTGACGAGCTGGGCTGGAAAGCAGGGGCAGATGGCATCAGGGAAAAAGACGGGAAGAAGCTGACGCTCCATTATGTCGATGGCTCGCCGAACCGCGAGAAGCGCAATGATATTGCCGCAATCGTGCAGCAGCAGCTTAAGCCGCTGGGCATTCAGGTAGATGTAGAGATTACGAAGGATGTCGCGACCGTCGTTTATGCGAACAATAACTATGATCTGTACGGCAATAGCCAGGTAAACTCTGATCCTAACGCGCTTTATTCTATCTATCACACAACAGCGCCGGGGGCACGCCAAAACCTGCCGAATTTATCCGATCCCGAGCTGGATAAGCTGCTTGAGGATGGGGCGACCGAGCAGGACCAGACGAAGCGTGAAGCGATCTATAAGGAAGCACAGCAGCTCATCATTAATAAGGCCGTCATTATTCCGATTTATGTATTCCCTTATACAGTAGCTGCCTCGAAAAAGGTGCAAGGATTAGCTTTTGACTCGCTGGGCTATCCGATCTTTAATGATGTGTATATAGCCGAGTAA
- a CDS encoding LLM class flavin-dependent oxidoreductase → MTTTKKRQLKLGAILHGVGGNIAGWRHPDAQPDASVNIEFYKQQAQKAEAGKLDFVFIADGLYINEKSIPHFLNRFEPLTILSALGAVTSKIGLVGTLSTSYSEPFTVARQFSSLDHISGGRAGWNIVTSPLEGSAKNFGKTEHPDHPTRYRIANEYLEVTRGLWDSWEDDAFVRDKESGQFFDPEKLHTLNHKGEFFSVQGPLNISRSKQGHPVIFQAGSSEDGKNFASKVADAVFAHFESIEQGKQFYDDVKGRAAAHGRYSEDIAILPGIAPIIGATDEEAERKYQELAQLVNIEKALDYLGRYFDHHDFSQYPLDEPFPELGEIGLNSFRSTTDRIKRQAKEGGLTLRQVALQETTPRPTFIGTPERVADQIQQWFEQGAVDGFIVGSSIPTGLTEFVDQVVPILQERGLFREEYEHDTLRGHLGVPVPENRYAKTKVTTV, encoded by the coding sequence ATGACCACAACTAAAAAGAGACAATTGAAGCTAGGCGCTATTTTGCACGGAGTAGGCGGGAATATTGCTGGATGGAGACATCCAGACGCACAGCCTGACGCAAGTGTTAATATTGAATTTTACAAGCAGCAGGCGCAGAAGGCAGAAGCGGGCAAGCTTGATTTTGTATTCATTGCTGATGGCTTATATATTAATGAAAAATCCATTCCCCACTTTTTAAACCGCTTTGAGCCATTGACGATTTTATCTGCGCTTGGTGCGGTTACATCGAAGATTGGCCTAGTCGGTACGCTTTCTACTTCCTATAGCGAGCCTTTCACTGTAGCGAGACAATTTAGCTCGCTTGATCATATTAGCGGCGGCCGTGCAGGCTGGAACATCGTAACATCGCCGCTTGAAGGCTCAGCGAAAAACTTTGGCAAGACGGAGCATCCCGACCACCCGACACGTTACCGGATTGCAAATGAATATTTGGAAGTGACGCGGGGGCTGTGGGATTCATGGGAGGATGACGCTTTTGTTCGCGATAAAGAAAGCGGCCAGTTTTTTGACCCGGAAAAGCTGCACACCTTGAACCATAAAGGCGAGTTTTTCTCGGTGCAGGGGCCGCTGAATATTTCCAGATCGAAGCAGGGGCATCCGGTTATTTTTCAAGCAGGCTCGTCGGAGGATGGCAAAAACTTCGCTTCTAAAGTAGCGGATGCGGTATTTGCCCATTTTGAATCTATCGAGCAGGGCAAGCAATTTTATGATGATGTGAAAGGCCGTGCTGCTGCGCATGGACGCTATTCGGAGGATATCGCGATTTTGCCAGGCATTGCGCCAATCATTGGGGCGACGGATGAAGAAGCAGAACGCAAATATCAGGAGCTGGCGCAGCTTGTAAATATTGAGAAGGCGCTCGATTACTTGGGACGTTATTTTGACCACCATGACTTTTCACAATATCCGCTTGATGAGCCGTTCCCGGAGCTGGGCGAAATTGGACTAAACAGCTTCCGCAGCACGACGGACCGTATCAAACGGCAGGCGAAGGAAGGCGGCTTGACACTTCGCCAGGTGGCGCTTCAAGAAACGACGCCAAGGCCGACGTTCATCGGCACGCCAGAGAGAGTAGCGGATCAAATTCAGCAATGGTTTGAGCAGGGGGCGGTAGACGGCTTTATTGTCGGATCCTCTATCCCGACGGGACTGACGGAGTTTGTTGATCAGGTTGTGCCGATTTTGCAGGAGCGCGGATTGTTCCGTGAGGAATATGAGCATGACACGCTGCGCGGACATCTCGGCGTACCTGTGCCGGAAAACCGTTATGCCAAAACCAAGGTGACGACCGTATAG